In Acholeplasma equirhinis, the following proteins share a genomic window:
- the queA gene encoding tRNA preQ1(34) S-adenosylmethionine ribosyltransferase-isomerase QueA, with amino-acid sequence MKLDLFDFNLPKNLIAQHPAEKRDHSKLFVIDRKTGERRHRHFYDIIDELEPNDVLVMNNTKVIPARLMGIKEETNAAIEVLLLKETSKNKWEALTKPAKRVKVGTKISFGNGLLEMICIEEKEEGIRVYEAVYQGIFLEVLDKLGTMPLPPYITEQLKDQSRYQTVYAENPGSAAAPTAGLHFTKELLAKIKEKGIEIIEITLHVGLGTFRPVQVDDVLSHHMHYEDYEITKEAEVRLNQAVENKKRIIAVGTTTVRTLESNFDDKFHAGHFSTNIFIYPGYQFKVVKSIITNFHLPKSTLIMLISAFYSREQILDIYDEAIRNEYRFFSFGDSMFLK; translated from the coding sequence TTGAAACTAGATCTATTTGATTTTAATCTACCTAAGAATTTAATTGCACAACATCCAGCAGAAAAAAGAGACCACTCTAAATTATTTGTTATTGATAGAAAAACTGGCGAGAGAAGACATCGTCATTTTTATGATATTATTGATGAATTAGAACCTAATGATGTACTTGTCATGAATAACACAAAAGTCATTCCTGCAAGACTCATGGGTATTAAAGAAGAAACCAATGCAGCGATTGAAGTTTTACTCTTAAAAGAGACTTCTAAAAATAAATGGGAAGCCTTAACTAAACCTGCAAAACGTGTCAAAGTTGGTACTAAAATTTCGTTTGGTAATGGTTTATTAGAAATGATTTGTATCGAAGAAAAGGAAGAGGGTATACGTGTCTATGAGGCCGTTTATCAAGGCATTTTCTTGGAAGTTTTAGATAAACTTGGCACAATGCCATTACCACCTTATATTACAGAACAGTTAAAAGACCAATCAAGATATCAAACTGTCTATGCAGAGAATCCTGGTAGTGCAGCCGCACCAACTGCAGGACTCCATTTTACAAAAGAACTACTAGCCAAAATTAAAGAAAAAGGCATTGAAATCATTGAGATTACTTTACATGTTGGTCTAGGAACCTTTAGACCTGTTCAAGTGGATGATGTTTTATCTCATCATATGCATTATGAAGATTATGAAATTACTAAAGAAGCAGAAGTTAGACTGAATCAAGCAGTTGAAAATAAAAAAAGGATCATTGCAGTTGGTACTACAACGGTCCGTACGTTAGAGTCAAATTTTGATGATAAATTCCATGCTGGTCATTTTTCAACAAATATCTTTATTTATCCAGGGTATCAATTTAAAGTCGTGAAATCTATTATTACAAACTTTCACTTACCTAAATCAACACTTATTATGTTAATTTCTGCATTCTATTCACGTGAACAAATTCTAGATATTTATGATGAAGCAATTAGAAATGAATATCGATTCTTCTCGTTCGGTGATTCAATGTTTCTTAAATAA
- the ruvB gene encoding Holliday junction branch migration DNA helicase RuvB, whose amino-acid sequence MENEQDLLRDLSQKQDDELMLRPQYLNQYIGQTDVKEMLSVYIQAALKRGESLDHILLYGGPGLGKTTLAQIIANELGVNIKITSGPAIEKTGDLAALLTTLKQGDVLFIDEIHRLPRFVEEILYSAMEDYVLDIVLDKDNASRSIRIELPPFTLIGATTRFGDLSHPLRERFGAVLRLSYYSQEEIAMIVRRTSSVYGNEIEEEAVLELAKRSRGTPRIANRLFRRVRDFAEIMSDSVVTYKITELALSKLGIDNRGLDHADYMYLRGIIDRFNGGPVGVESLASTIGEEPGTIEEVYEPFLLQEGYIKRTPRGRVATELAYQVLGKKYYKGLLDT is encoded by the coding sequence ATGGAAAATGAACAAGATCTATTAAGGGATTTAAGTCAGAAGCAAGATGATGAGTTGATGCTTCGTCCCCAATATTTAAATCAATATATTGGACAAACAGATGTCAAAGAGATGCTATCTGTTTATATTCAAGCTGCTTTAAAACGAGGTGAATCTCTTGACCATATTCTACTTTACGGTGGACCTGGGTTAGGGAAAACAACACTTGCACAAATTATAGCGAATGAACTTGGTGTAAATATAAAAATTACATCCGGACCAGCAATTGAAAAAACTGGTGATTTAGCTGCACTTTTAACAACACTTAAACAAGGTGATGTGCTATTTATTGATGAAATTCATCGACTGCCAAGATTTGTTGAAGAAATTTTATACAGTGCAATGGAAGATTACGTGCTTGATATTGTACTTGATAAAGACAATGCATCAAGAAGTATCAGAATCGAGTTACCACCATTTACTCTAATTGGTGCAACGACAAGATTTGGTGATTTATCACATCCACTTCGTGAAAGATTTGGAGCAGTTTTAAGACTTTCTTACTATTCACAAGAAGAAATTGCAATGATTGTAAGACGCACATCTTCAGTTTATGGTAATGAAATTGAAGAAGAAGCTGTTTTAGAACTTGCAAAAAGAAGTCGTGGAACACCGCGTATTGCTAACCGTTTATTTAGACGTGTGCGTGACTTCGCTGAAATTATGAGCGACTCTGTTGTCACTTATAAAATTACTGAACTTGCACTAAGTAAGTTAGGTATTGATAATCGTGGTTTAGATCACGCAGATTATATGTATTTAAGAGGGATTATTGATCGATTCAATGGTGGACCTGTAGGGGTTGAATCACTTGCTTCAACAATAGGTGAAGAACCAGGAACGATTGAAGAAGTTTATGAACCATTCTTGCTTCAAGAAGGGTATATTAAACGTACACCAAGGGGTAGAGTAGCCACAGAACTTGCGTATCAAGTTCTTGGTAAAAAATACTACAAAGGACTATTAGACACTTGA
- the ruvA gene encoding Holliday junction branch migration protein RuvA codes for MYGYIKGIVKKVSPEHIIIDNQGIGYLILSPTPYQYHLDDEVVVYTYLHVREDIFALYGFKDEETLKLFQKLISVSGIGPKSALSIVAFDDSNRIVEAIETSDAKYLTKFPGIGMKSAQQIILDLKGKLVDEGTDLRLLDDNSKDVIAALEALGYNKNDIKKALKNINIDQSVESALKEALAYLLR; via the coding sequence ATGTACGGATATATTAAAGGAATTGTTAAAAAGGTTTCACCAGAACATATTATTATTGACAACCAAGGGATTGGATATTTAATTTTAAGTCCAACACCATATCAATATCATTTAGATGATGAAGTGGTTGTTTATACATATCTTCATGTCAGAGAAGATATTTTTGCACTATATGGATTTAAAGATGAAGAAACATTAAAATTATTCCAAAAATTAATTAGTGTTTCAGGTATCGGACCGAAGAGTGCACTTTCAATTGTTGCTTTTGATGATTCAAATAGAATAGTTGAAGCAATTGAAACAAGTGATGCTAAATATTTAACGAAATTCCCAGGAATTGGTATGAAGTCTGCCCAACAAATTATTCTTGATCTTAAAGGTAAACTTGTTGATGAGGGTACTGATTTAAGATTACTTGATGATAATTCAAAAGATGTGATTGCTGCACTTGAAGCACTTGGTTATAACAAGAATGATATTAAGAAAGCACTAAAAAATATTAATATTGATCAATCAGTCGAAAGTGCATTAAAAGAAGCACTTGCATATCTTTTACGATGA
- the obgE gene encoding GTPase ObgE: MSVFIDEVTVEIKAGKGGDGKVAFRREAHVEFGGPSGGNGGNGGNIYFVGDSGKNTLIDLKYNRHIRGNHGNRGEIKGMFGANAEHTYVRVPLGTVVYHEDGRLIGEVLHHGQELLVAKGGKGGRGNIAFATNRNQAPDFAEKGDLGQHFLAKVELRVLADVGLLGFPSVGKSTLISTISNAKAKIADYPFTTLSPQLGMVQVDDQSFVVADLPGLIEHAHLGVGLGIQFLKHVERCRVLLHIVSMESEDPFKDYEVINNELVQYDESLKERKQIVVANKMDIEGAEEKLAEFKKKLGNIEVLPISAATRSGLQELKYKIIEALKEVPKLEPKSSTKLYTFDEEVNKEFIITKGDDGIFDVSGEKVMQLFNRTDFNNESAIKRFARQLRGLGIDDALKQAGVEHGDIVRILSYEFEYLE, from the coding sequence ATGAGTGTTTTTATAGATGAAGTAACAGTAGAAATTAAAGCTGGTAAAGGTGGCGACGGTAAAGTTGCTTTCAGACGTGAAGCCCATGTTGAATTCGGTGGTCCATCAGGTGGTAATGGTGGTAACGGAGGCAACATTTATTTTGTTGGTGATTCAGGTAAAAACACTTTAATTGATTTAAAATATAACCGTCATATCCGTGGTAATCATGGTAATAGAGGTGAAATTAAAGGTATGTTTGGTGCAAATGCTGAACATACATATGTAAGAGTTCCACTAGGTACTGTTGTTTATCATGAAGATGGTAGATTAATCGGTGAAGTGTTACACCATGGTCAAGAATTATTAGTTGCTAAGGGTGGTAAAGGCGGTAGAGGTAATATTGCATTTGCTACGAATAGAAACCAAGCACCTGATTTTGCTGAAAAAGGTGATTTAGGACAACACTTTTTAGCTAAAGTAGAATTAAGAGTTTTAGCAGATGTTGGGCTTCTTGGATTTCCATCTGTTGGTAAATCAACATTAATCTCAACAATTTCAAATGCTAAAGCTAAGATTGCTGACTATCCTTTTACAACACTTTCTCCTCAACTTGGTATGGTCCAAGTTGATGATCAATCATTTGTTGTTGCAGACTTACCTGGTTTAATTGAACACGCACACTTAGGTGTTGGTCTTGGTATCCAATTCTTAAAGCACGTTGAAAGATGTAGAGTCTTACTTCACATCGTTTCAATGGAATCAGAAGATCCTTTCAAAGATTATGAAGTCATTAATAATGAACTTGTTCAATATGATGAATCCCTAAAAGAACGTAAACAAATTGTTGTTGCGAATAAAATGGATATTGAAGGTGCAGAAGAAAAATTAGCTGAGTTTAAAAAGAAACTTGGTAATATTGAAGTTCTACCAATTTCAGCTGCAACAAGATCTGGACTCCAAGAACTTAAATATAAAATCATTGAAGCATTAAAAGAAGTTCCAAAACTTGAACCTAAATCATCAACTAAACTCTATACATTTGATGAAGAAGTTAATAAAGAATTTATTATCACCAAAGGTGATGATGGTATCTTTGATGTATCAGGTGAAAAAGTAATGCAACTCTTTAATCGTACAGACTTCAATAATGAATCTGCAATCAAACGTTTCGCAAGACAACTTCGTGGTTTAGGTATCGATGATGCTCTAAAACAAGCAGGTGTTGAGCACGGTGATATTGTTAGAATTCTTTCATACGAATTTGAATATTTAGAATAA
- the rpmA gene encoding 50S ribosomal protein L27, with protein MLKLNIQLFASKKGVGSTRNGRDSQSKRLGMKLADGQLAKAGAIIYRQRGTKIHPGLNVGRGGDDTLFAMVEGIVKYERVGKDRKQVSVYAA; from the coding sequence ATGTTAAAACTCAATATACAGTTATTCGCGTCTAAAAAAGGGGTAGGGTCAACTAGAAATGGTCGTGACTCTCAATCTAAACGCTTAGGTATGAAACTAGCTGATGGACAATTAGCAAAAGCTGGTGCAATTATCTACCGTCAACGTGGAACTAAAATCCATCCAGGACTAAACGTTGGTCGTGGTGGCGATGACACACTATTTGCTATGGTCGAAGGTATTGTTAAATACGAACGTGTTGGCAAAGACCGTAAACAAGTTTCAGTATACGCTGCATAA
- a CDS encoding ribosomal-processing cysteine protease Prp, protein MIHYTFKKENGYVNEIKVKGHALFGDYGTDIVCASVSTALIMTANAIETLGFKDSIQTKVKSGDFVLKVLRSNATIEGLLQNLIYTLNELEAQYKSHIKNLKEE, encoded by the coding sequence ATGATTCATTATACTTTCAAAAAAGAAAATGGATATGTTAACGAAATTAAAGTTAAAGGACATGCACTCTTCGGTGACTATGGAACTGATATTGTGTGTGCATCCGTATCAACCGCTTTAATTATGACAGCTAATGCAATTGAAACTTTAGGATTTAAGGATTCTATCCAAACTAAAGTTAAAAGTGGAGACTTCGTATTAAAAGTATTAAGATCTAATGCAACAATCGAAGGATTACTCCAAAATTTAATTTACACATTAAATGAGCTTGAAGCTCAATATAAATCTCACATTAAAAATCTAAAGGAGGAATAA
- the rplU gene encoding 50S ribosomal protein L21 produces the protein MFAVIVTGGKQLKVTEGQEIYVEKLDVNPGDIYEFTEVLATDSKVGSPLVEGAKVIAEVVKQGKQRKIIVFKYKRRKNLRRKQGHRQPYTKLVVKSIVE, from the coding sequence ATGTTTGCAGTTATCGTTACAGGCGGTAAACAATTAAAAGTTACTGAAGGACAAGAAATCTATGTTGAAAAACTAGATGTAAATCCTGGTGACATTTACGAATTTACAGAAGTGTTAGCTACAGATTCTAAAGTGGGTAGTCCATTAGTAGAAGGTGCTAAAGTTATCGCTGAAGTTGTAAAACAAGGTAAACAAAGAAAGATCATTGTTTTCAAGTACAAACGTCGTAAGAACTTACGTAGAAAACAAGGTCATCGTCAACCATACACTAAGTTAGTTGTTAAATCAATCGTAGAATAA
- a CDS encoding DUF697 domain-containing protein: MKKDSSVKLWYLACVGAIILIIMMVTASVLQIGNQLATIHPYVSYGFYVLAVLLTYFLLVRPIVIILWSPSFSIDTTLDKNPKKTYSVFKVVAKRLLDNNDLTQAEKEEIKNAMGDAHKLRDALNHAYNHHIKKKMNAKIREHAKTVMISTAISQNGRLDFITVIVVNVRMIKDLVVMCGFRPSYRNLAKLVVNVFTTALIAEGLENIKIQDVLPQSTMNMLGEIPLIKPVMSSVVEGISNALLTLRIGIVTRKYLFDDAEDLTKEKIRFGALLEAAKHLPMVIADGLMIFPNAVFNMFKPKAKKLEDLDEAK; this comes from the coding sequence ATGAAAAAAGACTCTAGTGTTAAACTTTGGTATTTAGCGTGTGTTGGTGCGATTATTTTAATCATTATGATGGTAACAGCATCTGTATTACAAATTGGTAATCAACTCGCTACAATCCACCCATATGTATCTTATGGCTTCTATGTGCTTGCAGTATTACTTACTTATTTTTTATTGGTTAGACCAATCGTTATCATTTTATGGTCACCTTCATTTTCAATTGATACAACCTTAGACAAAAACCCTAAGAAAACATATAGTGTTTTCAAAGTGGTTGCTAAGAGATTATTAGACAATAATGATCTAACTCAAGCTGAAAAAGAAGAGATTAAAAATGCAATGGGTGATGCACACAAACTTCGTGATGCATTAAACCATGCGTATAATCACCATATTAAGAAAAAGATGAATGCAAAAATTAGAGAACATGCAAAAACTGTGATGATCTCTACTGCAATTTCTCAAAATGGTCGATTAGATTTCATAACTGTAATTGTAGTCAATGTTCGTATGATTAAGGATTTGGTTGTTATGTGTGGCTTTAGACCAAGTTATCGAAATCTTGCGAAACTTGTGGTCAACGTCTTTACAACTGCACTGATTGCAGAAGGACTTGAAAATATTAAAATTCAAGACGTGCTTCCTCAATCAACAATGAATATGTTAGGTGAAATTCCACTGATTAAACCAGTGATGTCATCTGTTGTTGAAGGTATCTCAAATGCTTTATTAACTTTAAGAATTGGTATCGTGACAAGAAAGTATTTATTTGATGATGCGGAAGACTTAACAAAAGAAAAGATTCGCTTTGGTGCGCTTCTAGAAGCAGCAAAACACTTACCGATGGTTATCGCAGATGGACTCATGATTTTCCCTAATGCAGTCTTTAATATGTTTAAACCAAAGGCTAAGAAACTAGAAGACCTTGACGAAGCAAAGTAA
- the radC gene encoding RadC family protein, whose amino-acid sequence MQDLPREKLIKYGAFALDNHELIAILLRTGTKNENVLDLSLKVMNLFRHISYIKTLKLEDLMTVKGINEAKATTILAALELGRRIHEKSHNKAKPMTTTEDIYEFLKDEMELLEQEHLIVLTLDIKGSVLKKETVYIGTTTSITVSVKDLFKSAIKFGAYGIVMIHNHPTGDARPSIQDDLLTEKVKKASELLSVELIDHMIIGKFEYYSYKGRNLVKV is encoded by the coding sequence ATGCAAGATCTACCTAGAGAAAAACTAATTAAATATGGTGCATTTGCACTCGATAATCATGAACTTATAGCAATCCTTTTACGGACAGGAACTAAGAATGAAAATGTGCTGGATTTGTCACTTAAAGTAATGAACCTATTTAGACACATAAGTTATATTAAAACGCTGAAATTAGAGGATTTAATGACCGTTAAAGGGATAAATGAAGCAAAGGCTACAACCATTCTTGCCGCACTTGAGCTTGGCAGAAGAATCCATGAAAAATCGCACAATAAAGCAAAACCAATGACAACAACTGAAGATATTTATGAATTCTTAAAAGATGAAATGGAACTGTTAGAACAAGAACATTTAATTGTTTTAACACTTGATATAAAGGGTAGTGTTTTAAAGAAAGAAACTGTTTATATTGGAACGACAACATCGATTACAGTTTCAGTTAAAGATTTATTTAAAAGTGCAATCAAATTTGGTGCATATGGGATTGTTATGATTCATAATCATCCAACTGGAGATGCACGACCTTCGATACAAGATGATCTCTTAACAGAAAAGGTTAAAAAGGCATCTGAACTACTTTCAGTAGAGTTAATCGACCATATGATTATTGGTAAATTTGAATATTACTCTTATAAAGGGCGAAACTTAGTAAAAGTTTGA
- a CDS encoding DUF6320 domain-containing protein, whose translation MKTINVEDSIITVGYPDVKVIKNKGDIALRILGVISIAISLIVGVINWLTWNQFAEYWSLIIVGTLIYIWLLFSQIIMSKHDYPTKAIRQVIIVSILLVILDLFTGHTKWAMTYVVPFLFLGTTALLPLIIATMPKKYFLHVRSLFFLVILDLLVSIVPFTTDWMEQGIEWTGAMVGLAGIILLAIMWVFAPRTTKQELVKIFRI comes from the coding sequence ATGAAAACAATTAATGTTGAAGATAGCATCATTACAGTTGGTTATCCTGATGTTAAGGTCATTAAGAATAAAGGTGATATTGCATTAAGAATTTTAGGTGTCATCTCAATAGCGATTTCTCTCATTGTTGGTGTAATTAACTGGTTGACTTGGAATCAATTTGCTGAATATTGGAGTTTAATTATCGTTGGTACATTAATCTATATTTGGTTACTCTTTAGTCAAATTATTATGAGTAAACATGATTATCCAACCAAAGCAATCCGTCAAGTCATCATTGTTTCAATCTTGTTAGTTATTTTAGATTTATTTACAGGTCATACCAAATGGGCAATGACCTATGTTGTTCCATTCTTATTTCTTGGTACAACAGCACTCTTACCATTAATCATTGCAACGATGCCTAAGAAATATTTCTTACATGTTAGAAGTTTATTCTTCTTAGTCATCCTAGATTTACTTGTTTCAATCGTTCCTTTTACAACCGATTGGATGGAACAAGGTATTGAATGGACAGGTGCAATGGTAGGACTTGCAGGGATAATCTTGCTTGCGATTATGTGGGTCTTCGCACCGCGTACAACAAAACAAGAATTAGTTAAAATCTTCAGAATATAA
- a CDS encoding P-loop NTPase, which translates to MSKFDDLKLDLLKLVDPTLNLSFEQAGSLVAIAVNEHDVVEMKVALKSRKKDETKIKLDIARLVKVKYQYPGLKIEFTDSKFSIDEERKVTYIGVISGKGGVGKSTVTANLALAFQRLGKVVGVIDTDVYGASLPSIFQIPIEPLSTTEDDELIPAEKDGIQVISPEFFMPKNQPLMWRGPMLGKLLMHFFENTAWDPDTEFIFVDLPPGTGDVQLDVQSFIPHAKMVLVTTPHPNASHVALKAGLGAKEIGHEVLGVVENMSYYFNEANGKNEFIFGEGGGKMVADTINAPLLTQIPINQPLDQTSYLFSLEDMNGKLYYKLAQDILNLIQSEV; encoded by the coding sequence TTGAGTAAGTTTGATGATCTAAAACTTGATCTATTAAAATTAGTTGACCCAACCTTAAATCTTTCCTTTGAACAAGCAGGCAGTCTAGTAGCGATTGCTGTGAATGAGCATGATGTTGTTGAAATGAAGGTTGCATTAAAATCCCGTAAAAAGGATGAAACTAAGATTAAACTTGATATTGCAAGACTGGTTAAGGTTAAATATCAATATCCTGGTTTAAAGATTGAGTTTACAGATTCTAAATTCTCGATAGATGAGGAAAGAAAAGTTACTTATATTGGAGTGATCTCTGGAAAAGGTGGGGTTGGAAAGTCAACTGTGACTGCTAACCTAGCGCTTGCATTTCAAAGATTAGGTAAGGTTGTTGGTGTCATTGATACCGATGTTTATGGTGCATCATTACCTTCAATCTTTCAAATTCCAATTGAACCACTTTCAACAACAGAAGATGATGAATTAATCCCTGCAGAAAAAGACGGTATTCAAGTGATTTCACCTGAGTTTTTCATGCCAAAAAACCAACCATTAATGTGGCGTGGTCCAATGCTTGGAAAACTGCTCATGCATTTCTTTGAAAATACTGCATGGGACCCAGACACTGAATTTATTTTTGTTGACCTACCACCAGGTACTGGTGATGTTCAACTGGATGTTCAATCATTCATTCCACATGCTAAAATGGTGCTTGTAACAACACCACATCCAAATGCGAGCCATGTTGCATTAAAAGCTGGTCTTGGTGCGAAGGAGATTGGACATGAAGTTTTAGGTGTTGTTGAAAATATGAGTTACTATTTTAATGAAGCAAATGGTAAGAATGAATTTATTTTTGGTGAAGGTGGCGGTAAAATGGTAGCAGATACCATAAATGCACCACTTTTAACTCAAATTCCGATTAATCAACCACTTGATCAAACATCATATTTGTTCAGTTTAGAAGATATGAATGGTAAACTATATTATAAACTCGCACAAGATATACTAAATTTGATTCAAAGTGAGGTTTAA
- a CDS encoding ABC transporter permease: MKKLSYLIKYGLKKRIMSKAFVISNVVVGLLIIAVTMLPSLVTMFTGGKGEVLNDTILIVNTTGYEVGEADLGTRVKDTVYYSLLNPQFGYEVELTINVTTNANRIPTDNYYDETNIEKGLVYIYLELIDPDGNPLDKDNEKIVVKIYDSGMHPAVLQMIQVAVSDLQRFKYQIDHPTFDPTLVSDLQPVMVENPNVVDDGVSEIMAAFAPVVIIPIFILITFAFQAIGAEIIEEKSTKAIEIIIASVKPSTHFLAKNLSLISFQLIQLFLYFMYGVVGIVGNELISKAGGLGSSWGNVTQSLDIDLLPVIGFVLICALIGTTLYSVVGAFIGSLSINQEDYQQTQSPVMLLLTFGYMGAIFAGTLGSKEAILILSYIPFFTPMVLPVNLAMGFMTIGEAWIGVAIVLAFVVLLVILISPLYRASILSYDQSGLFKRIKNTIKTAKALKENQKMYEENHLE, translated from the coding sequence ATGAAGAAGCTTAGTTATCTAATTAAATACGGCCTAAAGAAACGTATTATGTCTAAAGCCTTCGTCATTTCAAATGTTGTTGTAGGACTTTTAATTATTGCAGTTACCATGTTACCTTCATTAGTAACCATGTTTACAGGAGGTAAAGGTGAAGTTTTAAACGACACCATTTTAATTGTAAATACAACAGGTTATGAAGTTGGTGAAGCCGATTTAGGTACAAGAGTCAAAGATACTGTTTATTATTCACTTCTTAATCCGCAATTTGGATATGAAGTTGAATTAACTATCAACGTCACAACAAACGCTAATAGAATTCCAACAGATAATTATTATGATGAAACAAATATTGAAAAAGGATTAGTTTATATTTATTTAGAACTGATTGATCCAGATGGTAATCCACTCGATAAAGACAATGAGAAAATCGTTGTAAAAATTTATGACAGTGGTATGCATCCAGCAGTTTTACAAATGATTCAAGTTGCAGTATCTGATTTACAAAGATTTAAATATCAAATTGATCACCCTACATTTGATCCAACGTTAGTTTCAGATTTACAACCTGTTATGGTTGAAAATCCAAATGTTGTTGATGATGGTGTGAGTGAAATCATGGCTGCGTTTGCACCAGTTGTAATTATTCCAATTTTCATCTTAATTACATTTGCATTCCAAGCAATTGGTGCTGAAATTATTGAGGAAAAATCAACTAAAGCAATTGAAATAATTATTGCTTCAGTGAAACCATCAACACATTTCCTTGCAAAAAACTTATCATTAATTTCATTTCAACTCATTCAATTATTCTTATATTTCATGTACGGTGTCGTAGGTATTGTTGGTAATGAACTCATTTCAAAAGCCGGTGGTCTTGGTTCTTCATGGGGTAATGTGACCCAATCACTTGATATTGATTTATTACCTGTTATTGGTTTCGTATTAATTTGTGCATTAATTGGTACAACACTTTATTCAGTCGTTGGTGCTTTCATTGGTTCTTTATCAATTAACCAAGAAGACTATCAACAAACACAATCACCTGTTATGTTACTTTTAACATTTGGGTATATGGGAGCAATCTTTGCAGGAACTTTAGGTTCAAAAGAAGCAATCTTAATCTTAAGTTATATTCCATTCTTTACACCAATGGTTTTACCAGTGAACCTTGCAATGGGCTTTATGACAATAGGTGAGGCTTGGATTGGTGTTGCGATTGTGCTTGCATTTGTAGTATTACTTGTCATATTAATTTCACCACTGTATCGTGCAAGTATCCTATCTTATGACCAATCTGGTTTATTCAAACGTATTAAAAATACGATTAAAACTGCGAAAGCATTAAAAGAAAATCAAAAAATGTATGAGGAGAATCATCTTGAGTAA
- a CDS encoding ABC transporter ATP-binding protein translates to MLEVKNVTLKYGDFVAVDDLSFEVNKGEIFGLLGTNGAGKTTTFRTIMGLLYPSKGYVKYDGKFVSYDTVDKIGYMIEERSLLTKLTVKDLMLYFGQLKNVPVQTILERLDYWLKRFDIESYKNKKIKELSKGNQQKIQFISALINEPSLLVLDEPFSGLDVINMELFVGVIKEYQKKGCTIIFSSHQIDHVESFCERLVILQKGKMVLSGIIKEIKKQFKKQTISIIADGVDAGRLREISGVYDVIENANEWIVRVESEENAKAVFDYIKTLEHVRRFDVDEATLEEIFIAKVGKKYEEA, encoded by the coding sequence ATGTTAGAAGTAAAAAATGTCACTCTAAAGTATGGTGATTTCGTTGCTGTTGATGATTTATCTTTTGAAGTTAATAAAGGTGAAATTTTTGGATTACTTGGTACCAATGGTGCAGGTAAGACAACAACATTTAGAACGATCATGGGATTACTTTATCCATCTAAAGGTTATGTAAAGTATGATGGTAAATTCGTATCTTACGACACAGTAGATAAAATTGGTTATATGATTGAAGAACGCAGTCTATTAACAAAATTAACGGTAAAAGATTTAATGCTGTATTTTGGTCAATTAAAAAATGTACCTGTTCAAACAATTTTAGAAAGACTTGATTATTGGCTTAAACGCTTTGATATTGAGTCGTATAAGAATAAGAAAATCAAAGAGTTATCAAAGGGTAATCAACAAAAGATTCAATTCATCTCAGCCTTAATTAATGAACCAAGTCTTTTAGTACTAGATGAACCTTTCTCAGGACTTGATGTCATCAACATGGAATTATTTGTTGGAGTTATTAAAGAGTACCAAAAGAAAGGTTGTACTATTATTTTCTCATCTCACCAAATAGATCATGTTGAATCATTTTGCGAGAGATTAGTCATCTTACAAAAAGGTAAGATGGTTTTATCAGGGATAATTAAAGAAATTAAAAAACAATTTAAGAAACAAACCATTTCAATTATTGCAGATGGTGTAGATGCTGGACGTTTACGTGAAATTTCTGGTGTTTATGATGTTATTGAAAATGCGAATGAATGGATTGTTAGAGTTGAGTCTGAAGAAAATGCAAAAGCAGTCTTTGATTATATTAAAACACTAGAACACGTGAGACGCTTTGATGTTGATGAAGCAACTTTAGAAGAAATCTTTATTGCGAAGGTTGGTAAGAAATATGAAGAAGCTTAG